The Mariluticola halotolerans nucleotide sequence GATGACGCTGGCCGTTGTCGCCACCGGCATTATCGCCCGGCTGACCCGCGCTGCCATGCTCGAAGTCTTGCGGCAGGATTATGTGCGCACTGCCCGCGCCAAGGGACTGGATGAACGCACGGTCATTTACAAGCATGCCTTCAAGGCGGCCATGGTCAGCGTGGTGCCGGTGATCGGATTGCAGGCCGGGTTTGTGCTCGGCGGCGCGGTTTATATCGAGACCGTGTTCCAGTGGCCGGGGATTGGGGCCATGCTGGTCAAGGCCATTTCCACCCGCGACATTCTGTTGGTGCAAGGCGGGGTGCTGGTGGTGGCCGCCGCCTATGTCTTCGTCAATCTCCTCGCCGATGTGGTGCAATCCCTGCTCGATCCGAGGTTGAAATCATGAGCGCGCCCCAAGCTACAGCCACAGCCCCTAAAGCATCCCGGCGTCCCAATGCCTGGCAATTGCTGATGAACAACACGCTGGCCGCGATCGGCTTTTATGTAATCGCCCTGATTGCCCTCGCCGCTGTGCTCGTGCCCATTCTGCCCCTCCCCGACCCGGACCTGACCAATCTGGCCAACCGGCTGCAACCGGTGATGACAGATGGGCATCTGCTCGGCACCGATCATCTTGGCCGCGATATTTTTGCCCGGCTGATCTGGGGCACGCGGGTGTCCCTGCTGGTGGGGATTTCCGCTTCGCTGGTCGCCGCATTTTTTGGCTCGGCCATCGGGCTGATCGCCGGTTATGCGGGTGGGCGCACCGACAATATCATGATGCGCGGCATCGATATGCTGATGGCGTTCCCTTACATCCTCCTGGCCCTCGCCATTGTCGCCGTGCTCGGGCCGGGGCTGATGAATGCGCTTTATGCCATAGCCGTGGTCAATATCCCGTTTTTCGCCCGCAATATCCGCGGCATTACCGTGGGGCTGGCGCATAAGGAATTTGTCGATGCGGCAAGGCTTTCGGGCAAGGGGCATATCGCCATTGTGCTCACCGAGATCCTGCCCAATGTCATGCCGATCATTGTGATCACCATGTCGACCACGGTGGGCTGGATGATCCTTGAGACGGCGGGCCTCAGCTTTCTGGGTCTCGGGGCTCAGCCGCCACAGGCGGACCTTGGCTCCATGCTGGGCGAGGGCCGCTCGCTCTTGTTCAACGCGCCGGTGGTCTCGCTTATTCCGGGGATCATGGTGTTCTTCATCGTCATGAGCATCAACCTGCTTGGCGACGGGGTGCGCGATGCACTTGATCCGCGCCTTCGTGCCGGTGCGCTCAGCCGCCCGATGCCCGTGACCCGAATTGACCGCAATCATGCCCCTGACACCAGCGCGCGTGGAAAGCAGGCCGCGCTGTCGGTGGAAAATCTTGAAACCAGCTTCGAGAGCAGCAACGGGCTTGTGCCCGCCGTTAAAGGCATCAGCTTTTCGGTACAAAAAGGCGAATGCCTTGGCCTTATCGGGGAAAGCGGTTCGGGCAAGAGCGTAACCGCCTTGTCGCTTCTCGGTCTCGTCGCCTCCCCACCCGGGGTGATTACCGGCGGGGCCGTCGCCGTTGAGGGGCGCGACATGTTCGCGCTCAGCGCCACCGAGATCAGCACCTATCGCGGCGGCAAGGTCTCGTATGTGTTTCAGGACCCGCTGACGACACTGCACCCCTTGTTCAGCATTGGCGATCAGGTGGCCGAGGCTGTGCGGGCGCATCAGCCGGTCAGCCGCACCGAAGCCTATAAAAAAGCCATCGCCCTATTGGAGACCGTGCGCATACCCGATGCAGCGGAACGGGCCAGCGCCTATCCGCACCAGCTTTCGGGCGGGCAGCGCCAGCGTGTCGGCATTGCCATGGCGCTGGCCAATGACCCCGACATCATTATTGCCGATGAGCCGACTACGGCGCTCGATGTAACGGTGCAGGCCGAAATCCTTCGCCTGTTGCAGGCATTGCGCACCGAGCGCGGGCTCGCGCTGTTGTTCATCACCCATGATTTTGGCGTGGTGGCAGAGGTCTGCGACCGGGTGGCAGTGATGCGTCACGGGGAAATCGTTGAGACCGGCGACACCAAAACCGTGCTCGGCAATCCGCAACACCCCTATACCAAACGGCTGATCGCCTGCGTCCCGAAACCGGGCCAGGGCCGCAAATTCCTTGATGACCTGCGCAAACTGCCCGCGCTCGACCCGGTGGAGGCAGAGGCATGAGCATTGCAACCAACGCCATTGAAGTGACCGGCCTGACAAAAACCTTTGGCGGCAAGCGCACGCTTTTTGGTGGTCACTCCCATGCGGTGCACGCGGTGAAAAATGTCACCCTCGCCCTGCGTCAGGGGGAAACGCTGGCCATTGTCGGCGAGAGCGGTTCGGGCAAATCCACACTCGCGCGTATGGTCGTCGGGCTGGAAGTGCCGACCGCCGGGCAGATGCAGATTGCCGGGCAGGACGCCGCCGCGCTGACCCGCGAAGGCCCCCGCGCCTTCGGGCAGATGATTCAATATGTGTTTCAGGATCCGGTCTCCTCGCTTAATCCACGCAAGACCATTGGTGCCATTCTGGAAACCCCTCTCAGATTGCTCAAGGGTTTTAACGCGGCACAACGGCAGGCGCGCATGAAGGAACTGCTCGACGCGGTGCAAATGCCAGCCAATACGCTGGAGCGCTATCCGCATGAATTCTCCGGCGGCCAGTCTCAGCGCATTGCCATCGCCCGCGCGCTCGCCGCTGCGCCCAAAATCATGGTGCTGGATGAACCTGTCTCGGCGCTTGATGTGTCCGTGCAGGCGCAGGTCCTCCTGCTGCTCGAGGATTTGAAGGCTGAATTCGATCTCTCCTATTTGTTCATCAGCCATGATCTGGCGGTGGTGGAGAGCATTTCGGACCGGGTCGCTGTGATGTATTTCGGGGAGGTGGTTGAGGAAGGTCCGGCCGAGGCGCTTTTCAAGGCTCCCCAGCATGACTATACCAAACGTCTTATCGCCAGCGCGCCGCGCCTTGAAACGGACTAAGGACGATCCCCCCATCATGAGTGTTTCCGATCAGGTGGCCGCAACCGCATCGCCCAAGACCATCAAGCCCGGGCCGCGCAAGGCGCGCAAGCGCACGGACGAAATTGCCGAGGCGGTCAAGCGCACGATCATGGAGCACGGGCTGGAACCCGGCGACCGGTTGCCGCAGGAAAAAGAGCTGATCGCCCAATATGCCGCCAGCAAGGGCACGGTGCGCGAGGCGCTTAAATCGCTCGAGGTCCAGGGCCTCGTTCGCATTCGCACCGGCCCCGGTGGCGGTGCCTTTGTCGAGCGCATGTCCGAGGGCCGGGCGATGAGCCTTTTGGGCAATTACCTGTTCGCCAAGACCGTGACGATTGCCGACATCTATGCCTTGCGCAAGGCGCTGGAGCCGCTGGTGGCGGTGGATGCGATGGAGAATATCGACGCGGCCGGATTTACCCGGCTGGAAGGCATTATCAGCGTTTATGCCCACGAACCACGGGATGCAGAAGAACGCTGGGCCCAGCGCATGGCGGAGCTTGATTTCCACTCGGTCGTGGCCGAATATTCCGACAATGCCCTTTTGTCGTTTCAGTGCCGGTTCCTGCAGCGGCTCTTGAAGGATCTGGCGGTCTGCCGCGATATCTACCGGCAGGACCAGCCGGTGATGCGCCAGCGCGGCATTGCCTATCAGCGCGAACTGATCGCGGCGATGCGGGAAAAGGATGGCGACCGTGTACGCCAGATCATGGCCGACCACATGGCCCATGCCGAACAGCAAATGCTGACACTGGAAGCGGAAGTTGAGGCAAGGTTTCTCGACGAGAATTAGGCGTTTGTGCCTGCGACCGCCCCGATCCTCATCCTGAGCCTTTAGAAGGATGGGCGGCAAGCTCGGCGCTGAAACCCTTATGGTTCGACAAACTCACCATGAGGGTTTGGGTAAGTCCCGCCTCCCCGCAAATCGTCATACTCGGGCTTGACCCGAGTACCCATACGATGAGGCAACGCTATAGCTGGGCGTGTGGGGCAGGAAGGTTTAGCCTGACCCCGCCCTCTGCCGGTGCGGATGGTTGGTCATGGACCCTCGGGTCAAGCCCGAGGGAGAAGGAAGGGAAAAGTGCCATTCTTCGTCCCAGCCCCCCCAACATCCCCGCCTAGTTCGGTTCAGTGGTTTCGATACTGGTATCAATCGCTGTCGCGTCGAAGATCGGCGCGGCATCCAAGTCCTTGGCACCAAGCATTGTCGCAATGCGTTCAAGGGCTGCCACAAGCATCGCCTGTTCCCAGTCATCAAGCTCTGCGAATCGCTGCTGGAAACGCTCATGCACGCCATCGGGTGCGGCGGCCACAATCTGATGGCCGGCCGGGGTCAGCGACAACCAGACCTGGCGGCGGTCGGCTTCACCTTTCCGTCTCTGGATAAGATTGCGGGCGACCAGCTTGTTCAAAAGTGCTGTCGTCGTCGCCTGGGTGATGCCAATGCGCGCGGCGATTTCGCCGGCCGTCTTCTCACCCCCGCCTTCGAGTAATTGCAGCAGCACGAGCTGCGAGGTACTCAACCCGGTCTCGCGCATCAACGCCTTGGCGTTCCCATCGGTGACCCGGAGAATGCGCCGCATGGCGGTCAAAACTGTTTTAGTACGATCGTCCACGAGAAACCCTTTCAGACCGGCACCTTAGCCCCGAAATGCTTATGTCCCAAGCCCGGAATTAGTTCGCTGTGTCTAATTAATTATATTTTTATGCATCAAAGCTATTCGATGCCCTAAATGATCCGGTTTTGACGCAATTCTGTCATATTTTAGCAGTTTTCGTCACTTTTCGCAGGATTAAGGGGAACTATCCTTCGTTTTTTGAATTATACAATCACCTCAAGGTTGACTTTTAATTCGTTTGATCTAACTAAGTGCTCATCCAGAGTGGGAGAGAAATATGCGATTGGAGACACACGTGTCGCCCAAACCCAGAAATACGAATGAGACGCTTGAGATTCGTGCGCCCCGCGGAGACGAAGGTTCCGCCGTTTGGCAGCTGATCAAGAACAGCGGCTCGCTGGATGAGAATTCGGTTTACTGCAACCTGCTGCAATGCACGCATTTCGCGAGCACATGCGCTGTCGCCCTGCTGGACGGCAAGGTCGTGGGCTGGGTTTCGGGCTATATCCCGCCCGAAGAGCCGGACGTATTGTTCATCTGGCAGGTCTGCGTCAGCCCGGCCGCACGCGGACGTGGCATAGGCAAAAAGCTGATCCGCGATGTGCTGGCGCGCGATGTCTGCGCCGATGTACAGCGGATCAAGAGCACGATCACCGATGACAATGACGCCTCATGGGCGCTGTTCAGCTCGGTGGCGGCCAAGTTTGATGCGCCGCTGAAGCGGCAGGAACATTTCAAGAGTGATGTGCATTTTGAAGGCGCACACGACACCGAACATCTGGTCACCATCGGACCGTTCGAGAGCGACGATGACGCATTGAAGTCCGCCGCCTGATCTAGTCGTCGTCGCACGGGATGAGGGAGGACGCCCCGTGCATCGCGACGCCTGACGTGCCTCCCGCGATATCATTTTACGCGTTCCCCGCGCGTGCCTTCAGGCACCTCGCGGGAAACGCTTTCATCCAGGGCCCAATGGCCTTGTTCGCGCCCCTTATGGAGGGCGCCCGCCGGGCTGACCGGCATAACAACAGTTAAGAGGTATCAAATGCCGCAGACATACAAGCCGACAGAAACGATAGCGGACATCAAGACATTCGACCGGGTTGAAAGCCAGGTGCGTTCTTATTCGCGCGCTTTTCCCCGGATGTTCAACACGGCCAAAGGCGCGACGATCCACGACGCTGAAGGCAATAGCTACACCGATTTTCTCGCAGGCTGTTCCACGCTCAATTACGGTCACAATGACCCGGACATGAAGCAGGCCCTGATCGATTATATCACCCAAGATGGCGTGGCCCATGGCCTCGACATGTTCACCGATGCCAAGGCGAAATTTCTGGAAAGCTTCAACGAGCTGATCCTGAAGCCGCGCAATATGGATTACCGTTTGCAGTTCACCGGCCCCACCGGTGCCAATGCCGTGGAAGCGGCGCTGAAGCTGGCCCGAAAGGTGACCGGCCGGCACAAGATCATCGCGTTCACCAATGGCTTTCATGGTGTCACGCTGGGCGCCCTGGCGGCCACGGGCAATGGCCATCATCGTGGTGGCGCGTCCACACCGCTCAACGGCGTCGACCGGGCAGCCTATGACCAGTATTTTGGCCCCGGCGTCGATACGGCAGCCCAGCTTGAAACCATGCTGGCCGACCCCTCCAGCGGCTATGACAAACCGGCGGCGATCATTGTCGAGCCGGTGCAGGGCGAAGGCGGCTTGAACGCGGCTTCTGCTGAATGGCTGCGCAAGATCGAAAAGATTGCGCACGACAATGGGGCGCTGTTCATCATTGATGACATTCAGGCCGGTTGCGGGCGCACAGGGTCATTTTTCTCCTTCGAGGAAATGGGGCTGTCACCTGACATCATCACCATGGCGAAATCGCTTTCGGGCATGGGCCTGCCCTTTGCGCTGACGCTGATGAAGCCTGAGCATGATATCTGGAGCCCGGCTGAACATAACGGCACGTTCCGTGGCAATAACCACGCCTTTGTCACCGCCCGTGTGGCTCTGGAGAAATTCTGGCGCGACGATACGTTTGCCAAGGAGATCCAGAAAAAGGGTGCCTATTTGAAGGACCGGCTGGAAGCGATTGCCGAGCAGCATGATTTCCGGGTCAAGGGACGCGGCATGATGCTGGGGATCGAAACCGATTCCGGCGAAACGGCCGCGGCGATCTGCAAGGCCTGCTTCAAGCAAAACCTGATTATCGAAACCTCCGGCAGCCATGACGAAATCGTCAAGGTTCTCGCCCCCCTGACCATTGAAATGGCGCAGTTCGCGGCCGGGCTGGACGTGATGGAAGATGCCTTTGGCGAGGTATTGAACAACGAGAGCGCCCGCGCGGCTGCCGAATAGGAGACACCCATGATTATCCGCAAACTGGACGAAGCCCGCGAAACCGAACGACTGGTGCATTCCGATGGCTGGGACAGCACCCGCCTGTTGCTGGCTGGCGACAATATGGGCTTTTCGTTCCATATCACCCGCATCCACGAAAATGCCGAGTTGAACCTGCACTACAAGCACCATTTCGAGAGTGTTTACTGCATCTCCGGCTCGGGCTCGATTGAGGATTGCGTGACGGGCGAAGTGCACGAGATCCGTCCCGGCACCATGTATGCGCTCAACCTGAACGACAAGCACGTGCTGCGCGCCACCGAAGAAATGGTGATGGCCTGCACG carries:
- the ectB gene encoding diaminobutyrate--2-oxoglutarate transaminase, which gives rise to MPQTYKPTETIADIKTFDRVESQVRSYSRAFPRMFNTAKGATIHDAEGNSYTDFLAGCSTLNYGHNDPDMKQALIDYITQDGVAHGLDMFTDAKAKFLESFNELILKPRNMDYRLQFTGPTGANAVEAALKLARKVTGRHKIIAFTNGFHGVTLGALAATGNGHHRGGASTPLNGVDRAAYDQYFGPGVDTAAQLETMLADPSSGYDKPAAIIVEPVQGEGGLNAASAEWLRKIEKIAHDNGALFIIDDIQAGCGRTGSFFSFEEMGLSPDIITMAKSLSGMGLPFALTLMKPEHDIWSPAEHNGTFRGNNHAFVTARVALEKFWRDDTFAKEIQKKGAYLKDRLEAIAEQHDFRVKGRGMMLGIETDSGETAAAICKACFKQNLIIETSGSHDEIVKVLAPLTIEMAQFAAGLDVMEDAFGEVLNNESARAAAE
- a CDS encoding MarR family winged helix-turn-helix transcriptional regulator, with amino-acid sequence MDDRTKTVLTAMRRILRVTDGNAKALMRETGLSTSQLVLLQLLEGGGEKTAGEIAARIGITQATTTALLNKLVARNLIQRRKGEADRRQVWLSLTPAGHQIVAAAPDGVHERFQQRFAELDDWEQAMLVAALERIATMLGAKDLDAAPIFDATAIDTSIETTEPN
- a CDS encoding dipeptide/oligopeptide/nickel ABC transporter permease/ATP-binding protein, whose protein sequence is MSAPQATATAPKASRRPNAWQLLMNNTLAAIGFYVIALIALAAVLVPILPLPDPDLTNLANRLQPVMTDGHLLGTDHLGRDIFARLIWGTRVSLLVGISASLVAAFFGSAIGLIAGYAGGRTDNIMMRGIDMLMAFPYILLALAIVAVLGPGLMNALYAIAVVNIPFFARNIRGITVGLAHKEFVDAARLSGKGHIAIVLTEILPNVMPIIVITMSTTVGWMILETAGLSFLGLGAQPPQADLGSMLGEGRSLLFNAPVVSLIPGIMVFFIVMSINLLGDGVRDALDPRLRAGALSRPMPVTRIDRNHAPDTSARGKQAALSVENLETSFESSNGLVPAVKGISFSVQKGECLGLIGESGSGKSVTALSLLGLVASPPGVITGGAVAVEGRDMFALSATEISTYRGGKVSYVFQDPLTTLHPLFSIGDQVAEAVRAHQPVSRTEAYKKAIALLETVRIPDAAERASAYPHQLSGGQRQRVGIAMALANDPDIIIADEPTTALDVTVQAEILRLLQALRTERGLALLFITHDFGVVAEVCDRVAVMRHGEIVETGDTKTVLGNPQHPYTKRLIACVPKPGQGRKFLDDLRKLPALDPVEAEA
- the ectA gene encoding diaminobutyrate acetyltransferase; its protein translation is MRLETHVSPKPRNTNETLEIRAPRGDEGSAVWQLIKNSGSLDENSVYCNLLQCTHFASTCAVALLDGKVVGWVSGYIPPEEPDVLFIWQVCVSPAARGRGIGKKLIRDVLARDVCADVQRIKSTITDDNDASWALFSSVAAKFDAPLKRQEHFKSDVHFEGAHDTEHLVTIGPFESDDDALKSAA
- a CDS encoding FadR/GntR family transcriptional regulator produces the protein MSVSDQVAATASPKTIKPGPRKARKRTDEIAEAVKRTIMEHGLEPGDRLPQEKELIAQYAASKGTVREALKSLEVQGLVRIRTGPGGGAFVERMSEGRAMSLLGNYLFAKTVTIADIYALRKALEPLVAVDAMENIDAAGFTRLEGIISVYAHEPRDAEERWAQRMAELDFHSVVAEYSDNALLSFQCRFLQRLLKDLAVCRDIYRQDQPVMRQRGIAYQRELIAAMREKDGDRVRQIMADHMAHAEQQMLTLEAEVEARFLDEN
- a CDS encoding ATP-binding cassette domain-containing protein, with amino-acid sequence MATNAIEVTGLTKTFGGKRTLFGGHSHAVHAVKNVTLALRQGETLAIVGESGSGKSTLARMVVGLEVPTAGQMQIAGQDAAALTREGPRAFGQMIQYVFQDPVSSLNPRKTIGAILETPLRLLKGFNAAQRQARMKELLDAVQMPANTLERYPHEFSGGQSQRIAIARALAAAPKIMVLDEPVSALDVSVQAQVLLLLEDLKAEFDLSYLFISHDLAVVESISDRVAVMYFGEVVEEGPAEALFKAPQHDYTKRLIASAPRLETD
- a CDS encoding ectoine synthase, whose product is MIIRKLDEARETERLVHSDGWDSTRLLLAGDNMGFSFHITRIHENAELNLHYKHHFESVYCISGSGSIEDCVTGEVHEIRPGTMYALNLNDKHVLRATEEMVMACTFNPPVTGSEVHREDGSYAPAEDAA